A stretch of Porites lutea chromosome 5, jaPorLute2.1, whole genome shotgun sequence DNA encodes these proteins:
- the LOC140936428 gene encoding uncharacterized protein: MDGGMSTFGLPPFDISQDFGTPAHLRHSSESFNSRFLGARFPNAIPNIFRTGPDFGSKSVSEEGARHMNMSSGMENISEMEESELPITMNEPYLPSGITTTLGCTQQQHSSLHSTVPHLQPSNFPFDTVTSEADTYPRDIPFPTPMDFSIKNEPEPRFHLNPPSAISSITSALQPNKRFYGPNLNPSFSDTAAAQSMYTYIHQTPSDEPKAPQFYRPFPGFPPFDPPESISDNHGFSKSEDSRIFSPVSSSHRPPIIERQKSQPTNRAEAHDVEDVDDANRCKNTVEGTKTSVRRLKKWYKDKYGKSIDMNTVTRQMAMEMLKDFFLEIRDTRPGKEGNEYEPVTLTTYRNGLRRYFLERKCPPAVENFDLADREFDVVNYGLVSKRNELKRKGKGNHPNVVESITEEQLERMWASGAIGVHAPRPLLRLQWWINTVMHGIRGRMAHHDLSIDDFRISRGPDGKIIIDHMKAGSKRPRADDDKDSPRSKKKCKARVAATDGSERDPVRAFEVYLRHRPPGISSFYLTPKHKPKGDIWFNKVPMGKNSIGRIMREIKAIAGIG, from the exons ATGGACGGAGGCATGAGTACTTTTGGACTACCACCGTTCGACATTTCCCAAGATTTTGGTACTCCGGCACATCTACGCCACTCATCGGAAAGTTTTAATTCACGCTTTCTTGGCGCCCGTTTTCCTAATGCTATCCCGAACATTTTCAGAACGGGGCCCGATTTCGGCAGCAAAAGCGTAAGCGAAGAAGGAGCCCGTCACATGAACATGAGCAGTGGAATGGAGAACATTTCTGAGATGGAAGAAAGCGAACTACCCATTACAATGAATGAACCTTATCTTCCATCGGGAATAACAACGACGCTTGGATgcacacaacaacaacacagtTCTTTGCATTCTACAGTCCCGCATCTACAGCCGTCTAACTTTCCTTTCGACACAGTAACGTCAGAAGCGGATACCTATCCAAGAGACATTCCGTTCCCAACGCCCATGGATTTCAGTATAAAGAACGAGCCTGAGCCTCGCTTTCACCTTAATCCACCGTCTGCTATCTCAAGCATAACCAGTGCCCTACAACCGAACAAACGGTTTTACGGCCCGAACTTAAACCCCTCTTTCTCCGACACTGCCGCCGCACAGTCAATGTACACCTACATTCATCAAACGCCGAGCGACGAACCCAAAGCACCCCAGTTTTACCGACCGTTTCCCGGCTTCCCACCGTTTGATCCACCGGAGTCCATTTCAGATAATCACGGCTTTTCCAAGTCAGAAGACAGCCGAATTTTCTCACCTGTGTCCAGCAGTCACCGACCTCCAATTATTGAACGACAGAAATCGCAGCCCACCAACCGTGCGGAGGCACACGATGTCGAAGATGTTGACGACGCTAACCGCTGTAAAAACACGGTGGAAGGCACCAAAACATCGGTGAGAAGGCTCAAGAAATGGTACAAAGACAAGTACGGAAAATCGATAGACATGAACACGGTGACTCGACAAATGGCTATGGAAATGCTGAAAGATTTCTTTCTTGAGATCCGCGACACTCGACCGGGTAAAGAAGGCAATGAGTACGAACCTGTTACTCTCACAACTTACAGAAATGGACTGAGGCGATACTTTCTCGAAAGAAAGTGTCCCCCTGCCGTGGAAAATTTTGATTTAGCTGATCGGGAATTTGACGTAGTTAACTATGGCCTTGTATCAAAGAGAAATGAGCTCAAGCGTAAAGGCAAAGGAAACCATCCAAACGTAGTTGAAAGCATCACTGAAGAGCAGTTAGAGAGAATGTGGGCTTCTGGAGCAATTGGAGTGCACGCGCCAAGGCCATTGCTTCGACTGCAATGGTGGATCAACACCGTAATGCATGGGATCAGAGGTAGAATGGCCCACCACGATCTCAGCATTGATGACTTTCGCATCTCGCGTGGCCCTGATGGAAAGATAATCATCGATCACATGAAAGCTGGATCGAAAAGACCGAGAGCGGATGACGACAAGGATAGCCCgagaagtaaaaagaaatgcaaggCACGGGTAGCGGCCACCGATGGAAGCGAACGCGATCCTGTCCGAGCCTTTGAG GTGTACCTCCGCCATCGCCCACCAGGTATCTCGTCATTTTATCTTACCCCTAAGCACAAGCCTAAGGGTGATATCTGGTTCAATAAAGTACCAATGGGCAAGAACTCCATAGGTCGCATCATGAGAGAAATCAAGGCAATCGCTGGAATAGGATAA